The Taeniopygia guttata chromosome 1A, bTaeGut7.mat, whole genome shotgun sequence DNA window GCTTTACCTAACATTTCCCAATCGGATCAGAGCAAGggaagcatttttttaattttaaatcccaccaaaaaattGATGGGAATAAAGCCCCTTGCATCCCAAGCCCCTTGGAATCCCTCCCCTCATCCCAAAAGGATCAGCAACCCGAGCATGCCTCACTCTAGGGACACAATGCCACAAAACCACAACCAATCcatatttttcctggttttcccatcttttcccagctctgcacgGCTGTTCCCAGGTcgtggagctgctcctggaaaGGTAAGCAGGCTCcttgcagcttttccagctttttctcccccacctccccattccctgccagGATTTGGACACAAAGGATGCTTGTGCTGTTCCACTGGGGAGGCACATCgcagctgccctgccctccACCCCAAAGCTGGCTCCTCATGCTCCAGGTTTTTCCCAGCTAGGGAAAACACAAGGATTCCCTGGGGATGGGCTCCCTCTTGGTTGTGACACAAATCCCAGTTATGTAACTCAGCCCTGggtttgttttccctgctgATTCATTCCCAGTGTGACAAGGAGCAAAGGGAttcctggcagctctgtgctgggagcagctttcTTAGGTTTGGCTTAtccttgttttcctgggaagtgGCTTTAAAGCAGCTCTGTTCCTTTtctctgttctcccttcccagagctggagcagctttccctgggaaTTGCAGCTCATCTCAACCTGTCCATGCTTGGCCCAGCATAAACAGCTCTGTGATCTAAACCTGGCTTTAATTCAGTTTTCTCTCATTTCACTGGAGTTTAACCTGCATGAGGTTGGTGGTCTCTTGATTTTGTACATCATTCCATGAAGATCTGGTTATTCCCTGCTTCCAGTGCACACCTTGTCCCTTCTGGAAACCCTCTGggcaggaaaaagggaattatAAATTATCTGTAGAGCCCAAATGAACTGAACCAGCTCTctaatccccaaaaaaaccccacaaatcaTTCCCCAGGCCCTAAAACACCAGGAGAGGTTTATGCATAGTCTATGGACGAGCTTTATATATTCAATTTTCAATCCCAGCTGCTGAGAGTCTCTTTCCATAAGGATTTTGGAGCTGCCAACAGCTCTGTCCTGGTTGTTCCTCCTGTCACTTCCAGGTGCCAGTACCAACCTGACAGGAGGGACAGCTGTGGGGTCACTCCCTTCATGGACGCTCTGCAGAATGGGCACGTCGGCATCGCccggctgctgctggagaaacaCCAGGTGGGTGCCAAAATCCCTCACTGCCTCTCCCAGGAGctgagccagagctgccaggacagGTGAGCCACGTGTTTGTCGTGACTGGAGCGTAAGGAAGCAAGTTCCCAAGTTGTAGAGAACAAAATtgtgtaaaaaaaaagcaaattcacCCTGGAGGTGAGAAGGATTTGCCTGAGTGAGGTTGTCAGGAATCAGCTCTTGGGGcaggaatcatggaatggtttgggttggaaggaccttaaaaatcatgtcattccacccctgccatgggcagggatatcTTCCATTATCCAAGGTgattccaagccctgtccaatgTGAAtattccagggatccagggacagccacagcttttgtggTAAACgtgtccccagagctggtgGAGTGGGATGGTGACACCAGAAGGGGACAGGACATTCCCAGCGCTCCAggggcagctgtggcagagccaAAAGCAGCTCTTGGAATGCCAGGACTCAGCATGGAGGCTCCAGTGGCTGTGGATAACATGGAAATGTCCATCCATGAGTTATCCAgagctcctccctgccctccctctctcctggcagctcctgctcctgtgctggctcccaaaaatccctgattTCCTCCAGGGAATGGCATTAGAGCCAATTGTGCACAGCAGGAACCAGATGACTGCAATCAATCATTTATTGATTGATTGCTGATTGATCCCAGCTGTTTGGGGTCCCATCATGGCTGATTCTCCCAGAGTCATTGGTCAGATCCTGGATGTCctaaggaaaaggaaatcctGTTTTCTGGATTGGGAAGTTTGGGAAGTTTGTTGTGGTTTTAACCTCACATTCCAAGCACTGAGGGTGGGAGAGGTGGGAAACCTCGTGGAGGTTTCCTGGTGGTGCTGATCAGATTGGGGATGAGTACACTTTGTGTTAATCCCATGATATTCCCTAATTGCAGGCCTGTCCCACAGCTGTGGATGCCCTGGGTGCCcaggccctgcacagggcagctgtGACAGCCCAGGATGGCTCCATCCAGTTCCTGGTGTCCGAGCTGGGCGTGGATGTCAACGCCAGAGCGAcgtccctgcagctgccagccctgcactACGCAGCCAAGGTTTGTCCCTGCTCCCAAATTCCCTTGGAAAAGCCTGTGCCAGGCACCTAAACCAGGCTGCATCAGGTGTTGGCCACCATGGAGGATTTGCATTCCTGGTTCATCCTTTGCCACTGTCCATCTGCTCCTGACCAGTCCCATTCCCTGTTTTCTGGGCATCAAAGGAAAtgtgggcagcagggtgagggtgggattctccccctctgctctgctctggtgagatcccacctggagcaccagatcccagccctggagccaacagcaggacctggagctgctggagagagcccagaggagtgcacagagctgctccagggctggagcccctcagTTCCCAGGaatccaggctgggagagctgggggtgctcccctggagaggagaaggatccagggagagcttccagcacattccaggccctgaaggggctccaggagagctgcagagggactggggacaaggcctgcagggacaggacacagggaatggctcccactgccagagggcagccatggatgggagattgggaatgaggaattcctggctgggctgggattgccagagcagctggggctgcccctggatccctggaatgtccaaggaaaggctggacactggggctggagcagcctgggacagtgggaggtgtccctgccatggctgaggtggcactggaggggctctgaggtcctTCCCACCCCAGCAATTCCATGTTTGTGtccagctgcctgcagaggagggacaggacaTGTCCAGAagtgggagagctgggaatgcagggggagCTCCCAGAATTTTATCTGTGTCCTTCACACCAGAGTTGTTTTGAATTCTAGAACCATTGGagctttttcctcctcccagcctgtgtggggagcagagctgtggatcCTGCAACACTCCTTGGGAATGCAGAGCAGATCCCAAAACTTCCCTGCTGACCAGGATCCCTCCTGGCAtccagctggcagcacaggaaTGTCCCTGCTCAGACCCAGAGATGTTAAACCCAGGATTTTAACAGCACTCTGAGCCTTGTGGTGGGAATAAAACCTCATCCCAGTGCCCTGCTCCTACAAAAGCATCCATGCCACTCCCTGGGAATGCTGGCACCATCCAGCCGTGCCACAAAGGAGCCCTTTCTCCCATTTTCATGGCCTCCTGCTCCCAGAAAGCCCTTCTGGTTGCCAAGGGTACGTTGAACAGCAAGGCTCTGGGGGGAATATAATGTGCCTTGGAGaaaatcccagctcctggctgatTTGGGAATGATTGGATGGGAttcttcctttccctgcccGGGCTCGGTGTCACTTTGTATTTACAGCACCATTTGTTTGACtggtgggttgtgtttttatctctctcttttcttattcttttgcatttataaacacataaaaatcaaattattttgtaaattcaatttgctgccagggctgtggcagctgcagcagttcCTGGCTCAGTGGCTTTGCCATGGAATTGGGTTTGCAGGGAAATGGGAGCCTTGTGATCAGGGAAGATGCTGTGGAATCCTATAGGAATAGGGAAAAAGAGGGTGAGGGGGGTGGGATAAAAATAAGAGCTTTCCATTCCCAGGCTGCAGGACAAAGACTAATTCATGGCATTGAGGATGTAATTCCAAAATCAGGCGTGTTATTTAGGGAGAAAGGATTTATTTCTGGAAAAGCCTGTGCAGGGTGGAAGGAGGTGGGGGTTGTGCTGGGTTTTTCTCTGTGGAATTTGAAATTGGTTCCtggcagaggaaggagggaggacaCAGCGGATTGCGGCTAGCTGGGTCTTCACCCATGGCATCACAAATCGTGGAGGAATTCTTTGGGAAATGCCTGTGACTGAGGGAGGGAGATGAGCAACAGGttctgctcctggagctggagtAACCCCAGAAAAATCCACTCCAGATCCCCTGGGAATTGGAGGGATTTGCAACTCAGAGATggagagagctcagagccccttccagagcctgaaggggctccaggagagatACCTGGGATAAGGGATGGAggggcaggacacagggaatggctcccactgccagaggacagccatggatgggatcttgggaatgaggaattcctggctgggctggaattgccagagcagctggggctgcccctggatccctggaatgtccaaggaaggactggagcaccctgggatcatggcaggtgtccctggaatgagctttgaggtcccttcccacccaaactggtccaggattctgggatttgggacactcaggatccatcccaagggatttttatggaaaattgggatagaaaagagagggaaagggaagggagaccCTTCATGGCTTCCTGAGATTCCAAGTGAAGCCCCTGGGTCCATGAATTTCTTGGAGAGGAGATGGATCCAAtgtcaggctgggagagctgggaatgttcccctggagaggagaaggatccagggagagcttccagcacattccagggcctgaaggggctccaggagagctgcagagggactggggacaaggcctgcagggacaggacacagggaatggctcccactgccagagggcagccatggatgggatcttgggaatgaggaattcctggctgggctgggaattgccagagcagctggggctgcccctggatccctggaatgcccaaggaaaggctggagcaCCTTGGGATagggaaggtgtcccttcccGTGGCAGGAGTTAGAattggatgatctttaaggattttttccagcccaaaccattctgggattttagGAAGGTGTCTGGTGATAACAATTGTGATAACAATTGCTGCCTTATGGATCTGATGTGAAGGCAGCTGACCCTGATTTCCATCAGCTCCAAGatcctctggagctcctggtACCCCCAGACCTGACCAGGACAGAGCAGATCTGTGCAATCCCAGGTTTGGGATGGATCCAAGCACAGAGCTGATCCCAAATTCCACGTTCtgcaggaaggacatggacacaCCATCCAGACCCTGCTGTCCCTCGGTGCTGATCTCCAGGCTAAGGATGGGAAGGGCCGTTCTGGTGAGAATTCCAAGCTGGTTTTCCAACCTTTATGTGACACCAAGAGCTTCCATAAGCACATCCCAACCTCAGTGTGCAGGGAGATGCCAAATCCATGGATACATTTGCTCTGGGAGTACCATGATGGATTAtcccaggatttttttgggcATTTTGCATTCCCTGGCTTTCAGTTTGCTGGAATTTCTGCTGGGGCTTTTCCCTTGGGGGAAGAACAGAGACCcaaattgggaattgggaatttcCTGCTTATTTTCCACCTGAGGATCTCCGATGGTGCCTCAAATTTGGCTGGAATGATCCTGTTGGAAGCAGGTTGGATGGACAAACACAAGGATTGAGCTCTCCAGCCTCAATTCCTTAGCAAACAGCCTGGAAATGGCTGATGAGCAAATAATACCAGAGAGCTGGCACGGAAATGGAGTTGCTATAGCGATGCTGGAGAGTcggcattcccagcaggaaaggCTCAGGCAGCTCTTGCATCAGCATCTCcccccagaaaaaaattaaatattaaaaaaaaaaagacaaatttgtTTCAGCCATCACCAAAATTGGCAaattccccagccctggggttTGGTTAAAGCCACGTTTTAGCGGTGCCATCTCTCCCTCCGCCCCCTCAGTGACTAAATCCAAGATCTGCTGAGCTCATCCAACCCTGGAatgttttttcctgtggctcctCCTTGGCTGGGCTTGGGTCACTGCGTCCTTGGGAAGCTTCTCATCCACATCAGGATTATCCAGAGAGATCAGGATGCCTCCTTTGGATTAGATGGAAGAGtttttttacagtgagggtgaggaggggctgggctgggattgccagagcagctggggctgcccctggatccctgcaatGTCCAAGGAAGGACTGGAGCACCCTGAGATCAtggcaggtgtccctggaatgagctttgaggtcccttcccacccaaactggtccaggattctgggatttgggatactcaggatccatcccaagggatttttatggaaaatggggatagaaaagagagggaaaggaaaagggagaccCTTCATGGCTTCCTGAGATTGCAAGTGAAGCCCCTGAGTCCATGAATTTCTTGGAGAAGAGATGGATCCAAtgtcaggctgggagagctgggaatgttctcctggagaagggaaggatccagggagagcttccagcacattccagggcctgaaggggctccaggagagctgcagagggactggggacaaggcctgagggacaggacacagggaatggctcccactgccagagggcagccatggatgggatcttgggaatgaggaattcctggctgggctgggattgccagagcagctggggctgcccctggatccctggaatgtccaaggaaaggctggacattgaggctggagcagcctgggatagttGGAagatccctgcccatggcaggagggtggaagtggatgatctttaagatcagACTCAGTGATCCCAACCTTAACCCTGCAATTTATcccaacccaaaaccccaaaccactccatAATCCCACGCTGGCAGAACTCATTTTTCACCCTCCACCTGTTTATTCCCACGGGGGTCTGGTTTCCATGCAGAGCAGGATGAGGTGACCCCAGCTGCTGttgtgtcccccagccctgcacgtGGCCAGCGCCGGGCAGCACGTGGTGGCCACCAGGATCCTGCTGCGGGCCGGGCTCCAGGATGCTCCTGATGCCACGGGAACACTGGCCCAGCAGCTGGCCAGGAGACCTGATGTcatccagcttttccagggagcACAAGTCAGCACCTGAAGAAGAGGAACCTGCTCCTTTTTCACATGGTACATTGGTTATTCCTTCCCAGATTTAGGGAAACGGCTGATTAAAATCCCCAGATTGGTCCCCAAAAGTGTGGAGCTTCTTGAAATTAAGGATCCCTCAAATAGGGGGACTTGCCCCAAAAAGAGAACTCCCACTAATGagaggacccccaaaattcaattGTATCCCCCACTAATGAAAGGACCCCCAAAATTAAGAATCCCCCACTAATGAAAGGACCCCCAAGATTAAGAATCCCCCAAATAGAGTATCCTTTCCTAAATGGAGGGAAACCCCCTAAATTGAGGAAAACCCACCCAAATTGAGGAAAACCCACCCAAATTGagaaaaacccacccaaattgagaaaaacccacccaaattGAGGACCTGGAAGGTCATGACCTGAGGACATGGAAGACACTCCCCCAGACtgaaaactcccccaaaatgaTGAATACCCTAAACAGAAGAACCTCCCCAGGTTAAGGAGCCCACCAAAACGGAGAACCCCCCCCCAAACCAAGGTCTGAAAAACTCCCCATAAAGCaaggattttttcccaatattgAGCAGAGGAGCCAAGCTTGGCTTTTGGGAGTAGATTTaggagaaatgttttaaataggATTATCTCAAATGATAATGGAGGTGATGGGTCTGGgctcttccctgggagggtggggaggacctggaacaggtttcccaaaAAAgttgtggctgctccatccctggaagtgtccaaggccaggttggagcagcctgggatggtgcaaggtgtccctgcccattggaatgagatggtctttaaggtccctttccaccCAAACAATTCCATGTTTTTATCACATTCCTCTTCTGATGCAtcattataaattaattttcctcttttgccTCTTCCTGTGCAGCTCCCTGAAACAGAACCATCCAAGGGAAGTGCCACTTCCAGGGATCCTCGTggcttttcctgggaatttccaCACCCTGAACATCCCCATGGAGAAGATCCACCTGGATCATGGCTTTTCTAGCTCTTCATGGACCTGCTTTCCACCAATCCCATAAATTGCTTTAATTTGCAATTTAATGTGTAATTTTACCTCTTTGGGTAGGACAGAGACTCTTGAAGCTGCATCAACCTTTTTGTAGCCCACAGCTGATCCCAAAACCTGCAGGAATCTCTAGTGGGACCTCAACCTTGTGAGGACATCAGGGATCTCTGGATCAGACTGAAATAAGGAGGAGCTTTATTCCAGACTGGAATGCTGGGCAATTCCCAGCACTGATGAACTTTAAATCCCAATAATCTGCTCTCGGAAACCTGGAATACCCAGCAAGGtaagagcagctgcagctgttgATTATAAATTGGAATTATAAGCTGGAATTATAAATTCCATGAAAAAGTGATGTGTCCTTGTCTATTTGTAATGCCAAGAGTTAAAAACGGAtggaattctgcttttttggGGATGGAAGATGTTAAAAATCAGGAAGGGAATGAATTAAAGTGTGCACCATGAACCATGgtgctcagggctgggtttgAGTGGGAAATTCCCACCTTGCTATCCCTGGAGCAGGAATTTTGGATCAGCCCCTGGGTGGGGTGAGGAAATGATTTTATCCTtctaaaaggaataaaaaaaaattttaaaaactctaaAATTTAAGGATCTATGGATCCTTAAATCCATAAATCCAGCTCTGGCCTCTCTACAGCAGGAAATGCAAGGAGCTGCTTCATTCCCactttttatcattttaataaGCCATGGAATAGCTGTGTCCTCCCAATATtactgatgggaaaaaaataaaacagtgggAATGTTCCCAAATATCCATGGCAACACAATGGGGAAACTCCTTAAAAACATGGAAACACATTTCAAAACACCAAGGGGAACGTGCATTATTTTGAGGGTTAGAAAAGGAATGTGAATTCAGCTTTATGCCTGCAAAATTCCCCCAGGGAAttcaggtttttcttttccaaaaatttttccttcccgttttttcccaaacaggattttggggagtaGAAATGCAGCCTAATTAGGGGTGTTTGTTGGGATAGTTAGCAAACTTCCCATCAAAAGTGGTCCATGGGTTgtctgggatgggatggaaaaGCATCAGAtgtggggggattggggggccCAATTAAACCCCCCTAAACTGAGGAACCCCTTTATTTAAGGACCCCATTAAACTGACAACCCACCCTAATTTAAGGACCTCCCTAAATTGAGGATGCTCCCAGAGAACCCCTAAATTGAGGACTCGCCCAATATTCAGGAACATCCCCGAACTGAGGATCCCCTTGAAATTAAGGATCCCCCAAATACGTGATTTGCCCCAAACAGAGAAGCCCCTTAAACTGTATCCCCCACTAATGAGAGGTCCCCCAAAATTAAGAATCCCCCAAAAAGAGGCTCCTCCCCTAAATGgaggaaaaacccccaaattgaGGACCCCCTAAATGGAGAACCCCACAGATTGAAAACTCTCCCAAAATGATGAATACCCTAAATAGAAGAACCCCCCAAGTTAAGGAGCCCACCAAAACTgaggacccccccaaacctaGGTCAAATAACAAATCTCCCATAAACCGAAGGCCCCCCTCCAAGTAGAGGAAATTCCCTAAACTGAGGAATCCCCCAAACTGAGGATCCACGAAATTCCCAATGAAAGGGCCCCCTAAACTGAGACCACCCCAAATAAAGGACTCTCCCAAATGAGGAATCCCCCAAATTGAGGGTTCCCTAAACTGAAGCCCCCAGCCAAGTAAACAAAGGAGCCCCTCAAATTGAAGAACCCCATAAATTAAGGAGAAAACCCAAATTTAGGACCCCCCCCCACAGAGTCCGAGCCCATAGGGGCGTCCATGGAACTGCGCATGCGCGCCGCGCCCCCACCACGGTGGCAGCGCCGCTCGCGCGCGCAGCGCTCCCGCCCCTTGAGTGACGGCGCCGCCAGCCAATGGCGTGGCGAGGCGCCCTGTGATTGGCAGGCGCGtgggcggggcgcgggcggcccggccccgcccctcccggcgCGGTCCCCTCACGGCGGCGGCTCCATTTTCTCGCGCTCCCGCGGCCCCCGCGTAGCGCCCGGTTCGCCTCAGCCCCGGCCGAGAGACCCCCCCGAGACACCGCGCGCCGCCATGAATGAGGAGTACGACGTGATCGTGCTGGGCACCGGCCTCACGGTGAGGAGCAGCCGCCGCCCGCTCGCGCCTCGGGCCTGCTGCGGGCGGCcgccgccctgccccgccccgccgccccccccccGGCTCCTGCGGCTGAcccccttccccatccctcaCCCAGCCCGGCGCCGCTGTCCTTTTGCCCGTCTATCACCTGATCCTCCCCCCCACAGGCTGGGTTTGAGACCCCCCCGCCTCGGGCGCTCAGGTCTTTATCCCCTCCCCCAGGGTGTGCCGTCCCCTCCCCAATCTCTCACCTGATTATCGCCCCACTCGCCCCTTTCAGGTCCTTTTCTTCAGCTGTCACCTGTCCACGGTAGCCCCCTCGCCTCTCTCTGGGTTCTCCCCGTCGCCATCCCCAGAATTACCGGGGGGGGTCTGGTGTGTGTGACCCCCCTGGGTGCTTTCTCCTATCATTAGTTATCACAGCAGCCCCTCGGCTTCattccctcccccaccctggAGCCTTTCCCATtcatccccagcccagcctgggatcctccctccccctccacccctcagcatcccccgggGGTCTGGTGTGTGCGACCCCCCCGGGAACCCCTGGTTCATTTCCCCATCATTCACTCTCACAGCACCCCGCAGCTCCAATCCCACCCCCACCCCGCAtccttctccccatccctcGCTGTATCCCCGGGTGGGGTTTTTATACGATTTATATATCTATTTTACAACAGCTCCTCATGTTTGGAATTACAAATTCCAAACCTATCCCCGCCATTCCCAGGGGGCCCCAGGAAATGCGGTTGTTTTGCGGAGGGAGGGCGTGGGGAGACTCGGACAATAAAACGCCGACGGgcatttattgcattttttttttttaattattactttatttttttcccttcacgCATCTCCTCCCCTCGCACCACAAACCTAACGTGGCTGCAGGTCCGTGCAGGGTGGAGGCAGCCGTGGTTATCCcccccctctccatccccattcccgCTCCGCCTTTGCAGCCTTCGGCTCCATCCAGCCCTgactgcagcaggagggggaTGGGAGGCTGGCGAGCCTGTCAAATTTCCCTTAttcccccctccaaaaaaaaaaccccaaaactttccTGCGATGTCGCTGCATCCCGGTGATCCCTAAGGAAAGCTGACAGCTGATGGGGGTGCGGCGGAGGGAGGGGGATGAGCCGTGGTGGGGCTTTGTCCTATTGTGGAGGATGCAGCCCGCGCCgcaggcagccctggggaaaaaaacatggcaATGCCGCTGCCCGGGAGGTTTGCGGGAGGATTTCTCCCGGTTCCTGCATCCCCGGAGGCCGGGAGGTGCCACGGGAG harbors:
- the ANKRD16 gene encoding ankyrin repeat domain-containing protein 16 isoform X1, translated to MAEQERPRRLLRLVQEGKLDVLRDELRLEEIPEARSWRWGRLGDSLLHHAARLGRRDVLEFLIQEIGMDMEVANGDYKRPIHEAASMGHQECVSFLLERGASVDCLKKADWTPLMMACTRKNLGVIKTLVEHGANPLLRNKDGWNCFHIASREGHPQVLQYLLDVSPSCWDTESTTGRTPLHTAALHGCSQVVELLLERCQYQPDRRDSCGVTPFMDALQNGHVGIARLLLEKHQACPTAVDALGAQALHRAAVTAQDGSIQFLVSELGVDVNARATSLQLPALHYAAKPCTWPAPGSTWWPPGSCCGPGSRMLLMPREHWPSSWPGDLMSSSFSREHKSAPEEEEPAPFSHEPSKGSATSRDPRGFSWEFPHPEHPHGEDPPGSWLF
- the ANKRD16 gene encoding ankyrin repeat domain-containing protein 16 isoform X2; translation: MAEQERPRRLLRLVQEGKLDVLRDELRLEEIPEARSWRWGRLGDSLLHHAARLGRRDVLEFLIQEIGMDMEVANGDYKRPIHEAASMGHQECVSFLLERGASVDCLKKADWTPLMMACTRKNLGVIKTLVEHGANPLLRNKDGWNCFHIASREGHPQVLQYLLDVSPSCWDTESTTGRTPLHTAALHGCSQVVELLLERCQYQPDRRDSCGVTPFMDALQNGHVGIARLLLEKHQACPTAVDALGAQALHRAAVTAQDGSIQFLVSELGVDVNARATSLQLPALHYAAKEGHGHTIQTLLSLGADLQAKDGKGRSALHVASAGQHVVATRILLRAGLQDAPDATGTLAQQLARRPDVIQLFQGAQVST